CTTTATTTGACTACTAAATCTCAGATTTGGTGGAAATTTTAAACCCATTTATACCCATTATTTTGAGCAAGCTACATTTGCAAGTCATACATTAATTCATCGTGAATTATAACTACTGACTCCTAAATTCTGTTTTGATAAAATTGAGGCTAGTAACTTTAAGTAAACCAAGCAGGGCGCCCGAATAACTACCAAAGCCAACACCTGATAAAACCAGACCACCGAAATAGTTGAGCGATGAATAGTTTGTTTGGTAATTGGGCTAGCACCCTCAGAAAAAATTCTTTATTGCTGGTTCTTTCAATGGTGCTGCCAACATTTGGAATTAGTAATTCTGTCTTGGCAGCAGAGCGGATTTATGCATCTTATTCAGCTTTGGAGCTTTCCATTTCAGTCAAAACTTTAGAGAACTACGCCAAAACAGGTGTAATTAACGAAGACTTAGCAGCCTATCAGCAATATCTGCCTCTAGAACAGCTTCAAGAATTGCGGCGGATTTTGCTTAATCGTGTGAAAGTTAGTCCAGTAGTAGTTTCGCAACTTCTCTACACACCACAAGGAGAATTTTTACTGCGTCGGTTGGCACAAGTCATTAAAAGCAGTCAACCAGGATTTGGTAATTTGCGTTCGGCGCTAATTTTAGCCTCTGCTGAATCGGGAGGCTTGACACTTTTGAATGTGTTGCGTAAATATCCCAAAAGTAGCATTCACCTTGATGTCGCAGAGACTTTGGAAATAGCTACGGAATTGGAGAAACTTGTTAATCAAACCCATAGTGCGATCGCAGCTGTTTCCGAAAAGTCTAAAATAGAAGCTGAGAGCATTTCTCAACCAAATTTCTCACAATTGCCCGATTTAAAGGTTCCGGGAAAATTTAAGTCGCAAAAATACATCCTGAAGTTTTTCGACTCAACCCGCAATCGGCTTTTATTGACTGATGTTTACATCCCCAATGTCCAGAAGACTGCACCGATAATTGTCATTTCTCACGGCTTGGGTTTAGACAGCAGTAACTTTCAATATTTAGCCACTCATCTAGCTTCTTACGGATTTGCTGTCGTTGTTCCCAATCACCCTGGTAGTGATGCGAAACAATTGCGTTCTCTGCTAAATGGACGCGCCATTGAAGTAGCAGAACCAAGTGAATTTCAAGACCGACCAATGGACATAACATATATACTGAATCAATTGCAAAAAG
This portion of the Nostoc sp. GT001 genome encodes:
- a CDS encoding alpha/beta hydrolase, giving the protein MNSLFGNWASTLRKNSLLLVLSMVLPTFGISNSVLAAERIYASYSALELSISVKTLENYAKTGVINEDLAAYQQYLPLEQLQELRRILLNRVKVSPVVVSQLLYTPQGEFLLRRLAQVIKSSQPGFGNLRSALILASAESGGLTLLNVLRKYPKSSIHLDVAETLEIATELEKLVNQTHSAIAAVSEKSKIEAESISQPNFSQLPDLKVPGKFKSQKYILKFFDSTRNRLLLTDVYIPNVQKTAPIIVISHGLGLDSSNFQYLATHLASYGFAVVVPNHPGSDAKQLRSLLNGRAIEVAEPSEFQDRPMDITYILNQLQKGNQSDLRFKGRLNLQQVGVFGQSLGGYTALALAGAKINFEQLKQDCQPAALQNTWNMSLLLQCRALELSISKSGKDYNLRDERVKAAIAVNPITSSIFGKAGLSQIKTPVMIVSSSDDTVAPALSEQILPFSWLANSQKYLVMLVGGTHFSTIGNANPANQQVALPADMIGDASQARHYMNVLSLPFFQTYIAGKPQYTPYLNAAYTQSISSKSLGLSLVKSLNTTELAQLLDIKGGKLVKKSSQHHSQLRILDVGYWCCIAACNDFYLICTDVFEWEPL